The Campylobacter concisus genome segment GCTTTATGATGAAATTTTAAAAGAGAGTCCATCGGTTTCTCTAGCAACGGTTTATAAAAATTTAAATACTTTAAAAGACGAAGGTCTCGTAGTCGAAGTAAATATCGTCAATCAAAAGGCTAGATACGACATCTACGAATATCCACATATTCATGTTGTCTGTGAAAGCTGTGGAAGCGTCGAGGACGTGAGCTACGATGATGCTGAGCTTGGCAAATATCAAGAGGCACTAGAAAAGAAGATTGGAAATATAATAGAACGTCTAAATATCGTAGCTAGCGTAAAAAGCTGTAAACACTGTAAATAAAATTTATGTTGCTATTTAGCAGCATAAATTCCATCTTTTTTCTTATAAAAATACTTTTAAAATAAGCCTAAATTTAGCATTTTTCTCATTGTTTTAAGCACTAACTTGCTAAAATGAACAAAAAATTTTGGAGAAAAATGTGAGTTTGGAGATAGAGCGTAAATTTTTACTCAAAAATTCTCAAATTCTAGATTTTTTAAAAGAAGCTGGAGTAGTCTTTAAGCATCTTGAAATTTCTCAATTTTATACCAAGATAACGCAAAATGAAGAGATCCGCTTTCGAAGTGAAGAGGATAAATTTATAAAAACTGTAAAGATAGGCAAAGATCTAATCAGAGAAGAAAATGAAGAATTTTGCGAAAAAGTGGAGTTTAAAAAGGCTCTTAAAAACCGCATCGGTAGCGTCATCTTAAAAGATAGATATATTTTTAAACTAAATAACAATCCTTGCAATATCGATATTTTTAAAAATGAACTAAACGGGCTTTGTACATTTGAAATCGAATTTAGTGATGAAAATGAAGCCGTCTTTTTCAAACTACCACCGTTTTTAGAAAATTTTTGCCTAAGTGATGTAACTTGCGATAAAAGATATAAGAACAAATTTCTTGCCATCCATGCTAATGAAAATGAGCAAATCGACTACAAAAAAGCCTATAAGATCATAAAAGAAAAAGAAATTCTGCCAAATTTTGCTGCAAATCTAAAAAGTGGTGAGGCGCTAAGAGTCCTTTTTGTTAGTATTTTTAAAGTAATAAAAAGGCTAAAAAGCCAGTATTTGATAGATAAAGATGAAGAGGTCTTGCATGAGCTTCGCGTAAATTTAAGAAAGGTTAGATCGATCCTTAAAATTTTTAGTGGCGTTTTTGATGAGAAAGTGACACTTTTTTTTGGTGAGAATTTTAAAATGCTTGCAAACTCGACAAACAAAAAGCGAGATTTGGATGTATTTTTAAGCTTTTTAAATGAGCAAAAACATGCAAATGAGCCTATATATTTTGTGAAAAAGGC includes the following:
- a CDS encoding CHAD domain-containing protein, with translation MSLEIERKFLLKNSQILDFLKEAGVVFKHLEISQFYTKITQNEEIRFRSEEDKFIKTVKIGKDLIREENEEFCEKVEFKKALKNRIGSVILKDRYIFKLNNNPCNIDIFKNELNGLCTFEIEFSDENEAVFFKLPPFLENFCLSDVTCDKRYKNKFLAIHANENEQIDYKKAYKIIKEKEILPNFAANLKSGEALRVLFVSIFKVIKRLKSQYLIDKDEEVLHELRVNLRKVRSILKIFSGVFDEKVTLFFGENFKMLANSTNKKRDLDVFLSFLNEQKHANEPIYFVKKALDLEYENVKSYLGDEENYAFLKEWEIFLNEGEFYKSKLFDVSLSRLGSFKLRTLLVLAQKRLKSLNQDCPNESFHDLRIELKKMRYTYEFLCEIFYFEGLKKYEEKLKQMQEIFGNLQDYDVWLGILKRLPEMPDKERLESKIYKQIYKSREEILKKRLKFIKATRKISRNLKIYYI
- a CDS encoding Fur family transcriptional regulator, yielding MQYVSLLKQSGLKVTPQRLSVLRILDRHTHPTIDELYDEILKESPSVSLATVYKNLNTLKDEGLVVEVNIVNQKARYDIYEYPHIHVVCESCGSVEDVSYDDAELGKYQEALEKKIGNIIERLNIVASVKSCKHCK